ACGAAAAAAGCCAACACAATACAATATGTTGCAAAGTGAAAATGTGTGCAACAATGCATTGTGTTTCTTTCTTATCGACGGTTAAATGTCATTTCTATTATGTGAGTGGCAAAATTTTGTTTAGGATGCTCGGAGTATTATATGAAAAACGTTATATATGTTTATGGGATGATTTTCGATGGGCAGTTACCTTTCATTCTAGCTGGCACAGTATAAAACAAAATTTCAAGATTGCTGTTCATATAGGAAGACAATTACAGTAAGGAGGGAAAGAAATGGGTGAAGAAAACCAACCAAATTATACGATTTCACAGGAAAACTGGTCCCTCCATCGCAAAGGATATGACGACCAACAACGCCATCAAGAAAAAGTACAAGAGGCAATTAAGAATAATTTACCCGATCTTGTAACAGAAGAAAGCATTGTTATGTCTAATGGTAAGGATGTTGTAAAAATACCGATTCGTTCTTTAGATGAATATAAGATTAGGTACAATTATGATAAAAACAAACACGTTGGGCAAGGAAATGGTGACAGCAAAGTTGGTGATGTCGTTGCGAGAGATGGATCAGGTGGTCAAAAGCAAAAAGGACCAGGAAAAGGGCAAGGAGCAGGAGATGCGGCTGGGGAAGATTATTATGAAGCTGAAGTCTCTATTTTAGAATTAGAGCAAGCATTTTTCAAAGAATTAGAATTACCTAATTTAAAGAGAAAAGAAATGGATGAAAACCGGATTGAACATGTTGAATTTAATGATATTAGAAAAACAGGATTATGGGGCAACATCGATAAGAAAAGAACGATGATATCTGCATATAAACGAAATGCGATGCGTGGTAAAGCATCTTTCCACCCAATTCATCAAGAAGATTTAAAGTTCCGCACTTGGAATGAAGTATTAAAGCCAGATTCAAAAGCTGTTGTATTAGCGATGATGGATACAAGTGGATCGATGGGAATATGGGAGAAATATATGGCACGGAGCTTCTTTTTCTGGATGACGAGATTTCTACGCACAAAGTATGAAACAGTAGATATTGAATTTATTGCCCATCATACGGAGGCAAAAGTAGTTCCGGAGGAAGAGTTTTTCTCAAAAGGAGAAAGTGGCGGAACAATTTGTTCTTCTGTATACAAAAAAGCACTCGAGCTAATTGATAATAAATACTCACCAGACCGCTA
This genomic window from Bacillus anthracis str. Vollum contains:
- the yhbH gene encoding sporulation protein YhbH, with protein sequence MGEENQPNYTISQENWSLHRKGYDDQQRHQEKVQEAIKNNLPDLVTEESIVMSNGKDVVKIPIRSLDEYKIRYNYDKNKHVGQGNGDSKVGDVVARDGSGGQKQKGPGKGQGAGDAAGEDYYEAEVSILELEQAFFKELELPNLKRKEMDENRIEHVEFNDIRKTGLWGNIDKKRTMISAYKRNAMRGKASFHPIHQEDLKFRTWNEVLKPDSKAVVLAMMDTSGSMGIWEKYMARSFFFWMTRFLRTKYETVDIEFIAHHTEAKVVPEEEFFSKGESGGTICSSVYKKALELIDNKYSPDRYNIYPFHFSDGDNLTSDNARCVKLVEELMKKCNMFGYGEVNQYNRHSTLMSAYKNIKDENFRYYILKQKADVFHAMKSFFREESGEKMA